A window of Terriglobales bacterium genomic DNA:
CAGCTTGCGCGTCACTTTGCCCAGCGCGCCCGGGCGGTCGTTGAGCCGCACCGCGACCGCCTCTTCTTCCTTGTAAGGGATGCGCAGGCCGTCGAGCACTCTCTTCGCCGTCGCATGCGGCGACGCCACGATGCGAATGCCGCCCTCGGTCACCGGCGCCGCCATCACCGCCTGGATGTTCACCGCCATCGCCGCCAGCCCCGTACAGATGCCGGCCAGCGTGCCCGGCTTGTTCTCCGCCTTGATCAGGAGTTGCGTGACGCGAGCCATGGGTGCCTCATTTCGTGATCAGGTAATCGGGTAATTCGGTGATTGAAGCCTTGTACAGAGGCTGAGAGTCGCTTCCGCCAATTACCAAATTACCCTATTACAAGGTTTACTCAATCTACCGATTCATTTCTTCTCCCCCAATATCTCCTCTTCCTCTTTCCCCTGCTGCGACAGCTTGAGCAGCACGCCGTAGTCTTCCAGCGTCGAGGTATCACCGCTCACCGACTGCGTGCTGACGATCTCGCGCAGCAATCGCCGCATGATCTTCCCTGAGCGTGTCTTGGGCAGCGCGGTGACGAAGTGCACCCGCTCCGGCCGGGCCAGCGGACCGATCTCGTGCGACACCCACTCGCGCAGGTCGTCGGCCGTGGCGTCGTCGGCGGGTGCGTCGTGCTTCAACGTGACGAACGCATGGATGGCCTGTCCTTTGACCTCGTGCGGCGCGCCCACCACCGCCGCCTCCGCCACTGCCGTGTGCCGCACCAGCGACGACTCCACCTCCATCGTGCTCAGCCGGTGTCCGGCCACGTTGATGACGTCATCCACGCGTCCCAGCACCCATATGTAACCGTCCTCATCGCGCGTCGCCGCGTCGCCCGTGAAGTAGCGCCCGGGGAAGCGGGACCAGTAGTTCTCCTTGTAGCGCTCCGGGTCCTTGTACAACGTCCGCAGCATCGCCGGCCACGGCCGCGTCAGCACCAAGTATCCCTTGCCTACGGGAACGCGCTCGCCCTTGTCGTCCACCACATCCACCGCGACTCCCGG
This region includes:
- a CDS encoding ACT domain-containing protein, with product MARVTQLLIKAENKPGTLAGICTGLAAMAVNIQAVMAAPVTEGGIRIVASPHATAKRVLDGLRIPYKEEEAVAVRLNDRPGALGKVTRKLAEKGINVTYAYGSIVKGDSRALIILGVSDVEKAADLV